From Candidatus Neomarinimicrobiota bacterium, the proteins below share one genomic window:
- a CDS encoding glycerate kinase, with product MRKSNGNIAWDLENIILESIRTCHPEKIFPFWLNDLTIQTPYALLSIGKAAVSMAEVFLRHVLVTPALNCVITSSEYLPEKYSDDLSIYLGEHPYPGEKTERTSREVLDRILTDIPDYGHIVLLLSGGGSALFEIPQAGLSIKDISDVTKNLMKKGADIQTLNTIRKQMSAVKGGKLAQLLYPRKIKAFIMSDVVGDNLDLIASGPVTPDTGTPEKAREILSAYGLDSNIIKKTGQDTINFDFRHVSTTLISNNQTLIEACRKNIEKQGKQCRLLPFPLSGEASDCGKRIAEYIAASVKTTPVYYIGGGETSVTVRGNGIGGRNMEVTLKTGLELQQTPYTWGVACVGSDGVDGPTAAAGAVMTSQQFTKDMVEEGERALYNNDTYSFFKSHNGLIKTGYTGIHLNDLFVAYVDKPA from the coding sequence ATGAGAAAAAGCAATGGAAATATAGCATGGGATTTGGAGAATATCATCCTCGAAAGCATCCGGACTTGCCACCCGGAAAAAATTTTTCCCTTTTGGCTGAACGACCTGACTATCCAGACTCCCTATGCCCTGCTCTCCATCGGAAAAGCAGCTGTTTCTATGGCTGAAGTGTTCTTACGCCATGTCCTGGTAACTCCGGCATTGAATTGTGTAATCACTTCTTCAGAATATCTTCCGGAAAAATATTCTGATGATTTGTCAATTTATCTGGGAGAACACCCCTATCCAGGAGAAAAAACTGAGCGAACATCCAGAGAGGTATTGGACAGGATTCTGACAGACATCCCTGATTATGGACACATCGTGTTGCTTCTGTCTGGCGGTGGTTCAGCCTTATTTGAAATTCCACAGGCCGGATTGAGTATAAAGGATATATCTGACGTAACAAAAAATCTTATGAAAAAAGGAGCAGATATTCAGACACTAAATACCATCCGCAAACAAATGTCTGCCGTAAAGGGTGGAAAACTGGCTCAATTGCTATATCCCCGGAAAATAAAAGCTTTCATCATGTCTGATGTGGTGGGTGACAATCTTGATCTGATTGCTTCCGGACCGGTAACACCAGACACAGGGACGCCTGAAAAGGCACGGGAAATATTATCAGCATACGGCCTGGATTCAAACATTATCAAGAAAACAGGCCAGGATACAATAAATTTTGATTTTCGTCATGTCAGCACTACACTCATCTCAAACAACCAAACGTTGATTGAAGCATGCAGAAAAAATATTGAGAAACAGGGCAAGCAATGTCGCCTGCTCCCCTTTCCCCTCTCCGGTGAGGCTTCAGACTGTGGGAAACGCATTGCCGAATATATAGCTGCTTCAGTGAAAACAACGCCTGTTTATTATATTGGTGGCGGAGAAACATCAGTAACAGTCCGCGGAAACGGCATCGGTGGAAGAAACATGGAGGTGACATTGAAAACCGGTCTTGAATTACAGCAAACACCTTACACCTGGGGTGTGGCATGTGTAGGATCTGATGGAGTTGATGGACCAACCGCTGCTGCCGGAGCTGTCATGACAAGTCAGCAATTCACGAAGGACATGGTGGAAGAAGGAGAAAGAGCCCTGTACAATAACGATACATACTCCTTTTTTAAATCACATAACGGACTAATAAAAACAGGCTATACCGGTATTCATTTAAATGATCTGTTTGTCGCATATGTGGATAAACCTGCCTAG
- a CDS encoding ATP-binding cassette domain-containing protein, with translation MIKFENIYVKKKDKVVLNHISGEIREGDRVLITGPSGSGKTTLLKTLLFFDYPETADIRFQNQKIGKKDIHHYRSSFGYIGQNPPAFTGKTSSLMRFMVRDIVEKQNRLKELMFFFSLEDELLESAFVSLSNGEKQRINIIISLLLNRNIYLLDEITSNLDPENVQKTIRCFSREDFTCLVVSHQEEWQSFATRRWHLNGSLKEVNP, from the coding sequence TTGATAAAGTTTGAAAACATTTATGTGAAAAAAAAGGATAAAGTCGTTTTAAATCATATCTCCGGGGAGATCCGGGAAGGAGACAGGGTTCTCATTACCGGACCATCAGGAAGTGGTAAAACAACACTTCTCAAAACACTCCTTTTTTTTGACTATCCCGAAACGGCAGATATCCGTTTTCAAAACCAGAAAATAGGTAAAAAAGATATTCACCATTATAGGTCCTCATTTGGATATATCGGACAGAATCCACCAGCCTTTACAGGTAAAACATCTTCCCTCATGCGCTTTATGGTCAGGGATATTGTTGAAAAACAAAACCGGCTGAAGGAGCTTATGTTTTTTTTCTCCCTGGAGGATGAATTATTGGAGAGCGCTTTCGTGTCCCTCTCAAATGGTGAAAAACAACGGATAAACATCATCATTTCCTTGCTGTTAAACCGGAACATCTATTTACTCGACGAAATCACATCGAATCTTGATCCTGAAAATGTCCAGAAAACCATCCGCTGTTTCTCCCGTGAAGATTTTACATGCCTTGTGGTGAGTCATCAGGAAGAATGGCAGTCCTTTGCGACACGCCGGTGGCATCTCAACGGATCTTTGAAGGAGGTAAACCCATGA
- a CDS encoding ABC transporter permease, with translation MNTQGTFDIPIINIVMYSSILIVPLLIFIWLDLKVYKDLFISIVRMILQLILIGLYLKYLFIYDKIWLNLSWVLIMILAANFTILKNSGMLNKRIYLTTIPVYIIIVVLVFLTFLIPLGYENLRSAQYMIPLIGMILGNILSSNIIGLQRFYEDLIHHEDDYIQFILAGAGFIEAIKPFARHALKTSIMPKLGIMATMGLVSIPGMMTGQILGGVPPVAAIKYQIIIMIGIISSATLSVICSILVSAVLNFDAYGRICKDVRDLL, from the coding sequence ATGAATACACAGGGAACCTTTGACATTCCTATTATAAATATTGTCATGTATAGTTCCATTCTCATTGTTCCCCTATTAATATTTATCTGGCTGGACCTGAAGGTGTATAAAGATTTATTCATTTCAATTGTCCGGATGATTCTTCAATTGATTCTTATAGGCCTTTATTTGAAATACCTTTTTATCTATGACAAAATCTGGCTGAATCTTTCCTGGGTTCTCATTATGATCCTTGCCGCGAATTTTACCATTCTAAAAAACAGCGGCATGCTCAACAAACGTATTTATCTGACAACCATTCCCGTATATATCATCATTGTCGTTCTGGTTTTTCTCACGTTTTTAATACCATTGGGATATGAAAACCTTCGGTCTGCCCAGTATATGATACCCTTGATTGGCATGATCCTGGGGAATATCCTGAGCAGTAACATCATCGGTTTGCAACGCTTTTACGAAGATCTGATTCATCACGAGGATGATTACATACAGTTTATCCTGGCCGGAGCCGGTTTTATCGAGGCAATCAAACCCTTTGCCCGGCATGCACTAAAAACATCCATTATGCCCAAATTGGGGATCATGGCAACGATGGGACTGGTTTCGATTCCCGGAATGATGACCGGACAGATTCTGGGTGGTGTGCCTCCGGTTGCCGCCATTAAATATCAGATTATAATTATGATCGGCATCATTTCATCTGCCACTTTATCCGTGATCTGTTCAATCCTGGTGTCTGCTGTTTTAAATTTTGATGCTTATGGACGAATATGCAAAGATGTAAGAGATCTTTTATGA
- a CDS encoding L-threonylcarbamoyladenylate synthase translates to MRNDVQNYEENKNLILDVFRSGGIAAYPTDTIFGLGVDALNPDAIKSLYYLKQRPEKLPFSILFPHVDKILEIVDVSEKCRVFLTGVFPGPVTAVLPLKDPHCFSSGFLSDEYAGFRIPDHPFCRWLSHHYDHPVITTSANPSGMAPLLTLEEIKKVYQDRVHLYIDDPVDGFSRSNLPSTVFKISRDDKINILREGQIPGEKLLESFLNIS, encoded by the coding sequence ATGAGGAATGATGTTCAAAACTATGAAGAGAACAAAAATCTAATTCTTGATGTTTTCCGGTCAGGAGGGATTGCAGCCTATCCGACAGATACAATCTTTGGTCTGGGGGTAGATGCTTTAAACCCTGATGCCATCAAATCCCTGTATTATCTAAAACAAAGACCTGAAAAACTCCCATTCAGCATTCTTTTTCCTCATGTAGATAAGATCCTTGAAATTGTGGATGTATCCGAAAAATGCAGAGTATTTCTAACAGGTGTGTTTCCCGGACCTGTCACAGCCGTGTTGCCGTTAAAAGATCCTCACTGTTTTTCATCCGGGTTTTTATCCGATGAATACGCCGGATTCCGGATACCGGATCATCCCTTTTGCCGGTGGCTTTCCCATCATTACGATCATCCCGTCATAACCACGTCGGCGAATCCTTCCGGTATGGCACCCTTATTAACGCTTGAAGAAATCAAAAAAGTCTATCAGGATAGGGTTCATTTGTATATCGATGACCCGGTTGACGGATTTTCCCGTTCCAATTTACCCAGTACGGTTTTTAAAATAAGCCGTGATGACAAAATAAATATCCTCCGGGAAGGTCAAATTCCAGGAGAGAAGTTATTGGAAAGTTTTTTAAACATTTCCTGA
- a CDS encoding carbamoyltransferase, translating into MDLILGISAYYHDSAAVIIKGDMILAAAQEERFTRIKHDPSFPEHAIRYCLEEAGVSPSDLKAVAFYDKPFLKFERILDTYLHYAPRGLFSFTKSIPVWIKQKIWIKSLIQEQLPGFKGELLFTRHHQAHASSAFFPSPFEKAAIVTVDGVGEWTTTSIGEGHGHSIRMMQDIHFPHSLGLLYSAFTYYCGFKVNSGEYKLMGLAPYGRPVYTQIIKEHLIDIREDGSFRMNMSFFNYVSGLTMVNRRFEKLFGFPRRKPEDSLTQPYMDLARSVQDVTNEVMLKIARYAKVLTGQDSLCLAGGVALNCVANSQILKSGLFSDLWIQPAAGDAGGALGAALSAYYEYYAHPRTAVRPDSQQGSLLGPVYSQQAIESFLQSHSIKYKTYDQESLTDTTAEFLNQQKVVGWFQGRMEFGPRALGNRSILADPRSPEMQRQLNLKIKFRESFRPFAPSVLKEFSQTYFDLNTSSPYMLLTADVLKDHRLKIHEEKEGLEKLHIQRATIPAVTHVDFSARLQTVHKETNPCFHRLITAFYRLSGCPILVNTSFNVRGEPIVNSPKDAFSCFMNTEMDVLVMGHCIILKDEQSHLDPNDWKTSYCKD; encoded by the coding sequence ATGGACCTTATTCTTGGAATATCGGCCTATTACCATGACAGTGCCGCCGTGATTATCAAGGGAGATATGATTCTAGCGGCCGCCCAGGAAGAACGGTTTACCCGGATCAAACATGATCCTTCATTTCCTGAACATGCCATCCGTTATTGTCTGGAAGAAGCCGGAGTTTCTCCTTCAGATCTGAAAGCCGTCGCTTTTTATGATAAACCCTTTTTAAAGTTTGAAAGGATCCTGGATACCTATCTGCACTATGCTCCCCGGGGACTTTTTTCCTTTACAAAGTCTATTCCAGTGTGGATAAAACAAAAAATCTGGATTAAATCACTGATACAAGAGCAATTGCCTGGATTTAAAGGGGAATTATTATTTACCCGTCACCATCAGGCCCATGCCTCTTCTGCTTTTTTCCCTTCTCCCTTCGAAAAAGCCGCTATTGTCACTGTTGATGGAGTAGGGGAGTGGACCACCACCAGCATCGGGGAAGGTCATGGGCATTCTATACGCATGATGCAGGACATCCATTTTCCTCACTCTTTGGGACTCCTGTATTCGGCATTTACATACTATTGCGGCTTTAAGGTGAATTCGGGAGAATACAAACTGATGGGACTTGCTCCATATGGCCGCCCGGTATATACACAGATTATCAAAGAACACTTAATCGATATCCGGGAGGATGGCTCCTTTCGTATGAACATGTCTTTTTTTAATTATGTTTCAGGTCTTACAATGGTAAACCGGCGATTTGAAAAATTATTTGGTTTTCCACGACGAAAACCGGAGGATTCCCTTACCCAGCCCTATATGGACCTTGCCCGGTCTGTCCAGGATGTTACCAATGAAGTGATGTTGAAAATCGCCCGATATGCAAAAGTCCTGACAGGTCAGGATTCCCTCTGCCTGGCCGGAGGTGTGGCTCTTAATTGTGTGGCCAACAGCCAAATCCTGAAGTCTGGACTCTTTTCAGATCTCTGGATACAACCGGCTGCCGGTGATGCAGGCGGTGCTTTAGGTGCTGCTTTATCGGCTTATTACGAGTATTATGCTCACCCACGGACTGCAGTAAGACCGGATTCACAACAGGGCAGCCTGCTGGGACCGGTTTACAGTCAGCAAGCCATAGAATCTTTCCTGCAATCCCACAGTATTAAATACAAGACCTATGATCAGGAATCCCTGACGGATACAACAGCAGAGTTTTTAAATCAACAAAAGGTAGTTGGCTGGTTTCAGGGACGCATGGAATTCGGGCCACGGGCCCTGGGAAATCGGAGTATTCTGGCCGATCCCAGATCTCCGGAAATGCAAAGACAACTGAACCTGAAAATAAAATTCCGGGAATCTTTCAGACCCTTTGCACCCTCGGTTTTGAAAGAATTTTCCCAGACGTATTTCGATCTTAATACAAGCAGTCCCTATATGCTCTTAACAGCTGATGTACTTAAAGATCATCGTCTGAAAATCCATGAAGAGAAAGAGGGTCTGGAAAAGTTGCATATCCAACGCGCCACTATTCCGGCAGTTACCCATGTGGATTTTTCTGCGCGTCTTCAAACTGTTCACAAGGAAACGAATCCATGCTTTCACAGACTAATCACAGCATTTTATCGTCTTTCCGGCTGCCCGATCCTGGTCAATACATCTTTTAATGTGCGAGGTGAACCCATTGTTAATAGTCCCAAAGATGCCTTTAGCTGTTTTATGAATACAGAAATGGATGTTCTTGTCATGGGACATTGTATTATATTAAAAGACGAGCAATCCCATCTGGATCCTAACGACTGGAAAACCTCTTACTGTAAAGATTAA
- a CDS encoding urocanate hydratase → MNHENQGSVITIGLSKELPPDPVFDPGIRRAPDRGFRLNEMETRQALKNALRYIPPELHEKLAPEFLQELKSRGRIYGYRYKPAERLWGKPVDSYRGILPARALQVNIDNNLDPDVALYPYELVTYGETGQIFQNWMQYRLVKQYLEIMREDQTLVVSSGHPAGLFPSHENAPRVISTNGLLVGAWDNPENFHTCAALGVSNYGQMTAGGWMYIGPQGIVHGTYITLLNAGRKYLGIPEDKDLSGVLFISSGLGGMSGAQAKAVEIAGGVGIIAEVDQSRIKTRYEQGWVSEVSDDLDKVVELAFTYQKKKQAASIAYYGNVVDLLEYCANKKVPVELLSDQTSCHAVYEGGYTPAGLSYEAGRGLLKSNPSLFREKVNASLKRHFECIQKLVQQGAHFWDYGNSFMASIFEAGEVRIAKNGKDVSEGFIWPSYVEDIMGPICFDRGFGPFRWVCLSRKDEDLRKTDQAALSCIDPSRSSLHRDNYHWIETAEQNKLVVGTKARILYADEEGRIQIALKFNDLVRKGKIGPVLLGRDHHDVSGTDSPFRETANIYDGSRITADMSVQCFGGNIARGMTLVVLSNGGGVGIGRASNGGNGILLDGSDKADRVVASGLSWDVMGGVARRSWAGNEPAIKTAGLWNKNHTDGHITMPYKADENLLTDVIDKSRKR, encoded by the coding sequence ATGAATCATGAAAATCAGGGATCCGTGATAACTATTGGTCTTTCAAAGGAATTACCCCCTGATCCGGTTTTTGATCCGGGAATCCGCCGGGCACCGGACCGGGGGTTCAGACTAAATGAAATGGAAACACGTCAGGCGTTGAAGAATGCCTTACGATATATACCTCCGGAACTCCATGAAAAACTGGCTCCGGAGTTTTTGCAGGAATTGAAATCACGTGGACGGATTTACGGGTACAGGTATAAACCGGCAGAACGGCTTTGGGGCAAACCGGTGGATTCTTATAGAGGCATTCTTCCCGCCAGGGCCTTGCAGGTGAATATTGATAATAACCTGGATCCCGATGTGGCGCTTTATCCCTATGAACTGGTGACTTACGGAGAAACAGGGCAAATTTTCCAAAATTGGATGCAATACCGTCTGGTTAAACAATACCTGGAAATCATGAGGGAAGATCAGACACTGGTCGTCAGCAGCGGGCACCCTGCCGGACTCTTTCCGTCCCATGAAAACGCTCCCAGGGTAATATCCACAAACGGTCTTTTGGTTGGTGCCTGGGATAATCCTGAAAATTTTCACACATGTGCCGCCCTGGGGGTAAGCAATTACGGACAGATGACTGCCGGCGGCTGGATGTATATTGGTCCCCAGGGCATCGTTCATGGGACCTACATCACACTCCTGAATGCTGGAAGAAAATATCTGGGCATCCCTGAAGATAAGGATCTTTCTGGTGTTCTTTTCATTTCTTCCGGATTGGGTGGCATGAGCGGTGCCCAGGCAAAAGCCGTTGAAATTGCAGGGGGCGTGGGTATTATCGCTGAAGTGGATCAATCTAGAATCAAAACCCGATATGAACAGGGATGGGTGTCAGAAGTTAGCGATGACCTGGATAAAGTCGTTGAATTGGCGTTTACGTATCAGAAGAAGAAACAAGCCGCCTCTATAGCTTATTATGGTAACGTAGTGGATTTGCTGGAATATTGTGCCAACAAGAAGGTTCCTGTTGAACTGTTGTCAGATCAGACCTCCTGTCATGCCGTTTATGAGGGAGGATATACTCCGGCCGGTCTTAGCTATGAGGCCGGGAGGGGCCTTTTGAAATCCAATCCTTCCCTGTTTCGTGAAAAAGTAAACGCGTCTTTAAAACGGCATTTTGAGTGTATTCAAAAACTTGTTCAACAGGGAGCTCATTTTTGGGATTATGGAAACAGCTTCATGGCAAGCATTTTTGAAGCAGGTGAGGTAAGGATTGCCAAAAACGGTAAAGATGTATCAGAGGGCTTTATTTGGCCCTCATACGTGGAAGATATCATGGGTCCCATCTGTTTCGACCGGGGCTTCGGTCCGTTCCGCTGGGTTTGTCTGAGCCGGAAAGATGAAGATTTACGAAAAACAGACCAGGCTGCGTTATCCTGCATAGATCCTTCAAGGAGTTCACTTCACCGGGATAACTATCACTGGATAGAAACGGCAGAACAAAACAAGCTGGTTGTAGGCACAAAAGCGCGGATTCTTTACGCAGACGAAGAAGGGCGGATTCAGATTGCCCTGAAATTCAACGATCTGGTTCGTAAAGGAAAAATCGGTCCTGTTTTACTGGGCCGGGATCATCATGATGTTTCAGGCACCGATTCACCGTTTCGTGAAACCGCCAATATTTACGATGGCAGCCGTATCACCGCCGATATGTCTGTCCAGTGCTTTGGAGGAAATATTGCCCGCGGCATGACCCTGGTGGTTTTATCCAATGGCGGAGGGGTTGGCATCGGTCGTGCCAGTAACGGCGGAAACGGTATTTTGCTGGATGGTAGCGACAAAGCAGACCGGGTTGTTGCATCAGGACTTTCCTGGGATGTTATGGGTGGTGTTGCCCGGCGGAGCTGGGCAGGTAATGAACCGGCCATCAAAACAGCCGGATTGTGGAATAAAAACCATACGGACGGTCATATAACCATGCCCTATAAGGCAGATGAAAATTTGTTGACGGATGTTATTGACAAAAGCAGAAAACGCTAA
- a CDS encoding zinc ribbon domain-containing protein — protein MNNQTRLNYKCPKCGHTEYEVDQIRTTGGGFSKIFDVQNKKFVAVSCTRCRYTELYKSETTALGNIFDFFTRG, from the coding sequence ATGAATAATCAAACCCGATTAAACTACAAATGTCCCAAATGCGGTCACACCGAATATGAAGTAGACCAAATCCGGACAACCGGTGGAGGATTCAGCAAAATTTTTGATGTCCAGAATAAAAAATTTGTCGCAGTCAGTTGTACACGCTGCCGTTACACTGAGCTTTACAAATCGGAAACGACAGCCCTGGGTAATATTTTTGATTTCTTCACCCGGGGTTAG
- a CDS encoding xanthan lyase — MKKFLLFVFFISLTSCATLPIFPPEKIPIYPDNRSVHRLYNRIQDYLDVIRKDPFHRLIPPYAQLDSLAYHEDEKTIELYMNRAFAFKPYREDEVNWLRSQILRSAGRRFRDANVMIYSNGYELYELIPNYFRTDSTHYDKSRMAIPKPFPPVPLVRYPDHPVRPYNGLYGAHIALWHSHGWYYENRLDRWEWQRARVFQIVEDIYPMAYTLPFLAPMLENAGCTVLFPRERDLQTHEVIVDQDSSTAPSRIKYNQSVQYGGSPGFSIGNPPYESGENPFRSGGWIYMLSDTVASDSIVYIPDIPETGDYALYLSWADTSEAVDDAEYIVHHSGGRTRILANQTMGYHTWVYAGTYPFHEGIHPESGSIVLTNQSRASGKVITADAIRLGGGMGNVSRNGRISHRPRFVEGARYYLQYAGFPDTLVYDLNKDTLDYNDDYQCRGAWVNYLGGTYVDSARQDVKGLNIPVDLSLAFHTDAGSARTDTVIGTLMIYSSQGLKDTLWFPDGVNRIANRDFADIVQTQIVDDLRRLYDPAWSRRGLWDRKYNEAWKPNVPAGLLELLSHHNFLDMKFGLDPQFRFDVSRSIYKAILKFLATSQNRPYTVQPLPVEDFSVLLQGNNLNLSWRGVPDPLEPSADPDYYLVYMRKNNGAFGAPRVCNDPFITIPEIEKNTVYIFRVTAANAGGESFPSVVLSAGIAEGKDTALVIYNFERVSAPATLEKDPIAGFADFLDQGVPWKQDISYVGAQYEYNRNVKWLDDDNPGHGASFADYETDIIAGNTFDYTAVHGQALLEQGYSFASCQTGVLQDTSFSLSPYALLDVIHGEQKTTPGVKPLQKPKYRVWTPSLKRVLTDFSGRKDGIILVSGAYIGTDALAYPEDQKFCKDILKFTWRTNYASRSGGIRAVNNFPDTPSLFSYVAELNDTLYAVESPDGIEPVKDHAVCTLFRYTDNNISAGTLYHDNYSVFALGIPFESIPTAHERNALLHFVFKTLSHIKENHDE, encoded by the coding sequence ATGAAAAAATTTCTTCTATTTGTGTTTTTTATATCCCTGACATCCTGTGCAACTTTACCAATCTTCCCACCTGAAAAAATCCCGATTTATCCTGATAACAGATCGGTGCATCGATTATACAACCGAATCCAGGATTACCTGGATGTGATTCGAAAAGATCCTTTTCACCGATTGATTCCTCCTTATGCACAGTTGGATTCACTGGCATATCATGAGGATGAAAAGACGATTGAACTTTATATGAACCGTGCTTTTGCATTCAAACCATACCGTGAGGATGAGGTAAACTGGTTACGGTCCCAGATTCTCAGATCCGCCGGCCGGCGATTCAGGGATGCAAACGTGATGATTTACAGTAACGGGTATGAACTGTATGAACTGATCCCCAATTATTTCCGTACGGATTCAACACACTACGATAAGAGCCGCATGGCAATTCCGAAACCCTTCCCCCCTGTTCCCCTTGTCCGATATCCTGACCATCCGGTCCGTCCTTACAATGGTTTATACGGTGCCCACATTGCTTTGTGGCATAGTCACGGCTGGTATTATGAAAATCGTCTGGATCGCTGGGAATGGCAACGAGCCCGTGTGTTTCAAATAGTAGAGGATATCTATCCCATGGCTTATACCCTGCCTTTTTTGGCACCTATGCTGGAAAATGCCGGCTGCACCGTTCTTTTCCCCCGCGAAAGAGATCTTCAGACGCATGAGGTCATCGTTGATCAGGATTCATCTACCGCTCCTTCTCGTATAAAATACAATCAATCGGTTCAATATGGAGGATCCCCTGGTTTTTCGATCGGCAATCCACCCTATGAAAGTGGCGAAAATCCTTTTCGCTCCGGTGGATGGATTTATATGCTTTCAGATACTGTGGCTTCTGATTCCATCGTTTACATACCGGATATTCCCGAAACCGGAGATTATGCACTTTATCTTTCCTGGGCAGATACATCCGAAGCAGTCGATGATGCCGAATATATTGTTCACCATTCCGGAGGACGCACCCGGATACTGGCAAATCAAACCATGGGATACCATACATGGGTTTACGCCGGGACATATCCTTTTCATGAGGGAATACATCCGGAATCAGGTTCCATCGTGCTTACAAATCAATCCCGGGCTTCCGGTAAAGTGATCACAGCAGATGCCATCCGTCTGGGAGGCGGGATGGGAAATGTTTCGCGGAACGGCCGAATTAGCCACCGACCTCGTTTTGTTGAAGGAGCCCGATATTACCTACAGTATGCCGGATTTCCCGATACACTGGTGTATGATCTGAATAAGGATACCCTGGATTATAATGACGACTATCAATGTCGTGGCGCCTGGGTGAACTACCTGGGAGGAACCTACGTTGATTCAGCCCGACAAGATGTAAAAGGACTCAATATCCCTGTGGATCTGTCCCTCGCCTTTCACACCGATGCCGGATCGGCACGGACTGATACCGTCATTGGAACATTAATGATTTACAGTTCACAAGGACTGAAAGATACACTTTGGTTTCCCGATGGGGTAAACCGCATAGCCAACCGGGATTTTGCCGATATCGTGCAAACACAAATCGTGGATGATCTGCGCCGCTTATACGACCCGGCATGGAGCCGGCGGGGGCTGTGGGACCGGAAATATAATGAAGCATGGAAACCCAACGTTCCGGCCGGACTTTTGGAACTCTTATCACATCATAACTTTCTGGATATGAAATTCGGCCTGGATCCACAGTTTCGTTTCGATGTATCACGGTCGATTTACAAGGCAATCTTAAAATTTTTAGCCACCTCTCAAAACCGCCCCTACACAGTACAACCACTGCCTGTGGAAGATTTTTCCGTTCTGCTTCAGGGAAATAATTTGAATTTAAGCTGGCGGGGTGTCCCTGATCCTCTGGAACCCTCGGCGGATCCCGACTATTACCTGGTGTATATGCGAAAAAACAACGGGGCTTTTGGAGCTCCACGGGTCTGTAATGATCCCTTTATAACGATCCCTGAGATCGAAAAGAATACGGTTTACATTTTCAGGGTAACGGCTGCCAATGCCGGCGGAGAAAGTTTCCCATCGGTAGTATTATCTGCAGGGATTGCTGAGGGTAAAGACACGGCACTTGTGATTTATAACTTCGAGCGGGTGAGTGCTCCGGCGACTCTTGAAAAAGACCCGATTGCAGGTTTTGCTGATTTTCTGGATCAGGGCGTTCCATGGAAACAGGATATAAGTTATGTGGGGGCACAATACGAATATAACAGAAATGTCAAATGGCTGGATGATGACAATCCGGGGCACGGAGCCAGCTTTGCTGATTACGAGACAGACATCATCGCCGGTAATACGTTCGACTATACAGCTGTTCATGGTCAGGCGCTTTTGGAACAGGGCTATTCCTTTGCCTCCTGCCAAACCGGTGTCTTACAGGATACATCCTTTTCTCTCTCTCCTTATGCACTCCTGGATGTCATTCACGGCGAACAAAAGACCACACCCGGAGTCAAACCACTCCAAAAACCGAAGTACCGTGTGTGGACTCCTTCTCTGAAACGTGTATTGACAGACTTTTCCGGGCGGAAAGATGGGATTATTCTTGTCAGCGGTGCTTATATCGGGACCGATGCCCTGGCATATCCGGAGGACCAAAAATTTTGTAAAGATATCCTCAAGTTCACGTGGCGCACAAACTATGCGTCACGAAGCGGAGGAATTCGGGCAGTCAATAATTTTCCGGACACTCCCTCCCTCTTTTCCTATGTCGCAGAGTTGAATGACACCCTGTATGCTGTAGAATCCCCTGACGGGATAGAACCGGTCAAAGATCACGCCGTCTGTACGCTGTTCCGTTATACTGACAACAATATCAGCGCCGGTACTTTGTATCATGATAATTATTCCGTCTTTGCTCTGGGGATTCCCTTTGAATCCATTCCTACTGCCCACGAACGGAATGCGCTCTTGCATTTTGTATTTAAAACATTATCACATATAAAGGAAAATCACGATGAATAA